Proteins co-encoded in one Paraburkholderia edwinii genomic window:
- a CDS encoding MDR family MFS transporter, translating into MHKPISDFHRSLVLGTIMLATFMVSIEATIVATAMPRVAGELGGFSYYSWVFSAFLLAQSATTPIYGKLSDMFGRKPVLMAGIVVFLAGSLLCGFASSMPSLIAFRVLQGLGAGAIYPVAMTVIGDLYPLEERGHAQGMIAVVWAVSAVVGPLAGGIIIGRFSWAWIFWVNLPFGVFAIAGFLLLLREQIEHRRVGIDYAGAVLFSVAIISLLVLLTETDASGWVLAGLAGLFIVTGALFIAQERRAASPIISIELWTRRLIATSNTATLLAGMALIGLTTILPIYVQGVLGFSPIVAGTTLTALVVGWPLAVMLSGRLYKTFGIRRSVRAGSLVFPLGAAVLLFLTPHSHPAVAAVASFLMGFGMGLVSITGIMLVQESVEWSMRGSATASIIFSRSLGNTLGAAALGAILNVGIAHYGTGELAVKLRRLLNEPTGLAQLTGQQDVRLVLFHALYWSFWGVFVVALLAVLSSWLIPVATGVNDASARDETRVAPRDKVDAGG; encoded by the coding sequence ATGCACAAACCCATCTCCGATTTTCATCGCTCGCTGGTCCTCGGCACGATCATGCTCGCAACCTTCATGGTTTCGATTGAAGCGACGATCGTTGCAACCGCCATGCCGCGCGTGGCCGGCGAACTCGGTGGCTTCTCGTACTACAGCTGGGTGTTCTCGGCTTTTCTGCTCGCGCAGTCGGCAACCACGCCGATCTATGGAAAGCTTTCGGATATGTTCGGCCGCAAGCCGGTGCTGATGGCAGGCATCGTCGTGTTTCTGGCCGGCTCGTTACTGTGCGGCTTCGCCTCGTCGATGCCGTCGCTGATCGCGTTCCGTGTGCTGCAAGGACTCGGCGCGGGTGCGATCTATCCCGTCGCGATGACGGTCATTGGAGACCTGTACCCGCTCGAAGAACGCGGCCACGCACAGGGCATGATCGCCGTTGTCTGGGCCGTTTCGGCGGTCGTCGGGCCGCTCGCCGGCGGCATCATCATCGGCCGGTTCTCGTGGGCGTGGATCTTCTGGGTCAATTTGCCATTCGGTGTGTTCGCGATCGCCGGTTTCCTGCTGCTTCTACGCGAGCAGATCGAGCATCGTCGCGTCGGGATCGACTATGCGGGTGCCGTCCTTTTTTCGGTCGCGATCATCTCGCTGCTGGTCCTTCTCACGGAAACGGACGCGTCCGGCTGGGTGCTCGCCGGCCTCGCGGGTCTGTTTATCGTGACCGGAGCCCTGTTCATCGCCCAGGAGCGGCGCGCCGCTTCGCCGATTATTTCGATCGAGCTCTGGACACGCCGCCTCATCGCGACGAGCAATACCGCAACGCTGCTCGCCGGCATGGCATTGATCGGCCTGACGACGATCCTGCCGATCTACGTGCAAGGTGTGCTCGGCTTTTCACCGATCGTCGCGGGTACGACGTTGACGGCACTGGTCGTCGGCTGGCCGCTTGCCGTGATGCTTTCAGGCCGGTTGTACAAGACCTTCGGCATCCGCCGCAGTGTGCGCGCAGGCAGCCTCGTTTTTCCTCTTGGCGCCGCGGTGCTGCTGTTCCTCACGCCGCATAGCCACCCTGCTGTGGCAGCCGTCGCGTCGTTCCTGATGGGCTTCGGCATGGGGCTCGTCAGCATCACAGGCATCATGCTCGTGCAGGAAAGCGTGGAGTGGTCGATGCGCGGCAGCGCGACCGCGTCGATCATCTTCTCGCGCAGCCTCGGCAACACGCTCGGCGCCGCCGCGCTCGGCGCGATTCTGAATGTGGGCATCGCGCATTACGGCACGGGAGAGCTGGCCGTCAAGCTTCGTCGGCTTCTCAACGAGCCCACCGGGCTTGCTCAGCTGACTGGCCAGCAGGACGTTCGACTGGTTTTATTCCATGCGCTCTACTGGAGCTTCTGGGGCGTCTTCGTGGTCGCGCTGCTTGCGGTGCTGAGCTCGTGGCTCATTCCGGTGGCCACCGGGGTCAACGATGCGTCCGCGCGGGATGAAACGCGTGTGGCACCGCGCGACAAAGTCGATGCAGGCGGCTGA
- a CDS encoding DMT family transporter produces MSTQKRLLWISDLMLLAVAIVWGTSYGVAKVALAFYPVLGLLALRFGLTFVVLLPALRSLRHVKPSALAGAIGTGGLLLSILMAETFGISLTRASNAAFLISLCVVMTPLVEWALLRRKPSSVEWMAVVLSLAGAVMVSGGVFIPTVGDAMILLAALLRALMVCVTRRVMRESTLAPLSVTAIQAGTVALGSLVAAFMSGFVSGSQQWHSLPSLTGHGAFWVSVVYLVLACTLFAFFAQNFAVKRSSPTRVALLMGSEPAFGALFAYAWLGEQLTVWGWGGGGLMVLASLLATAPWQRTAGAAVEMRSAVSSDA; encoded by the coding sequence ATGTCGACACAAAAACGTCTGCTCTGGATATCCGACCTGATGCTGCTCGCGGTGGCAATCGTGTGGGGCACGAGCTATGGCGTCGCGAAAGTCGCGCTCGCGTTCTACCCCGTGTTAGGGCTGCTCGCGCTGCGGTTTGGTCTGACGTTTGTCGTGCTGCTGCCGGCGTTGCGTTCGCTGCGGCACGTCAAGCCGTCCGCACTAGCCGGTGCGATCGGCACAGGGGGCCTTCTGTTAAGCATCCTGATGGCCGAGACGTTCGGCATATCGCTGACACGCGCGTCGAACGCAGCATTCCTGATCAGTTTGTGTGTCGTGATGACGCCGCTCGTCGAATGGGCGCTGCTGCGCAGAAAGCCGTCGAGTGTCGAGTGGATGGCCGTCGTGTTGTCGCTGGCGGGCGCTGTGATGGTTAGCGGCGGCGTGTTCATTCCGACCGTGGGCGACGCGATGATTCTTCTGGCGGCACTGCTGCGCGCGCTGATGGTGTGCGTGACAAGACGCGTGATGCGCGAATCGACGCTCGCTCCGTTGTCGGTGACGGCGATTCAGGCCGGCACCGTGGCGCTCGGCAGTCTCGTCGCGGCGTTCATGTCCGGGTTCGTATCGGGATCGCAGCAGTGGCATTCACTGCCGTCGCTAACCGGGCATGGTGCCTTCTGGGTGAGCGTCGTTTATTTGGTGCTTGCATGCACGCTCTTCGCATTCTTCGCGCAAAATTTCGCTGTCAAGCGCAGCAGCCCGACGCGCGTGGCGCTGCTGATGGGAAGCGAGCCGGCGTTTGGCGCGCTGTTCGCGTACGCCTGGCTCGGTGAGCAGTTGACGGTCTGGGGTTGGGGCGGAGGCGGCCTGATGGTGTTAGCCTCCTTGCTCGCGACGGCGCCCTGGCAAAGAACTGCCGGCGCTGCGGTCGAGATGCGTAGCGCGGTCTCAAGCGACGCTTGA
- a CDS encoding phosphoketolase family protein, with product MADDTPLAPSPLQSEELRNMDRYWRACNYLSAGMIYLRANPLLRKPLEAEHIKRRLLGHWGSDPGQSFLLVHLNRVIRQRDLNMIYISGPGHGAPATLANSYLEGRYSEIYPDRSENEEGMEQFFRLFSFPGGIGSHCTPETPGSIHEGGELGYSISHAYGAAFDNPDLIVTVAVGDGEAETGPLATSWHSNKFLNPVRDGAVLPVLHLNGYKIANPTILARIPHEELEALMTGYGYKPYFVEGDDPPTMHQKMAATLDRCLDEIHAIQHTARTQGIRNRPRWPMIVLRTPKGWTGPRELGGHQVEGSWRAHQVPIADPATHRESLRAVEAWLKSYEPDTLFDERGRLVEELRALAPVGERRISANPHANGGALCKALDLPLFQEYAVPVKKPASDYVSTTDVLGKFLRDVMRRNMTNFRVFGPDETASNKLTAIYEVSKKTWLAELKESDADGGELAVDGRVMEMLSEHTLEGWLEGYTLTGRHGLFATYEAFVHVIDSMFNQHAKWLEKAKRELRWRQPVPALNLLITSLVWRQDHNGFTHQDPGFLDVVTNKSPDVVRIYLPPDANCLLSVADHCLRSRDYVNVIVADKQPHLQYLDMNTAIAHCTKGIGIWPWASTDQGFEPDVVIACAGDIATMEALAAVEILKGWFADLKIRFVNVVDLFRLMPDTDHPHGLSSRDFDSLFTTNKPVIFNFHSYASLVHKLTYRRTNHENIHVHGYAEKGNINTPLELAMINGIDRFTLAIDAINRVPRLRGIGDHAKERLRDQKIEHLNYAHTEGIDREEIRDWRWKG from the coding sequence ATGGCCGACGACACTCCTCTCGCCCCCTCCCCGCTGCAGTCCGAAGAATTGCGCAACATGGACCGCTACTGGCGGGCCTGCAACTATCTGTCCGCCGGCATGATTTACCTGCGCGCCAACCCGCTGCTGCGCAAGCCGCTCGAGGCAGAACATATCAAGCGGCGTCTGCTCGGCCACTGGGGGTCCGATCCAGGGCAAAGCTTTTTGCTCGTGCATCTGAATCGTGTGATCAGGCAGCGCGACCTGAACATGATCTATATTTCGGGCCCCGGACACGGTGCGCCGGCGACGCTTGCGAATAGCTACCTCGAAGGCCGCTACTCGGAAATCTATCCGGACCGAAGCGAAAACGAGGAAGGCATGGAGCAGTTCTTCCGGCTGTTTTCATTTCCAGGCGGCATCGGCTCGCATTGCACGCCGGAAACGCCGGGATCGATTCACGAAGGCGGCGAACTCGGCTACAGCATTTCGCATGCGTACGGCGCCGCTTTCGACAACCCGGACCTGATCGTGACCGTCGCGGTCGGCGACGGCGAAGCGGAAACCGGGCCGCTCGCCACGTCGTGGCATTCGAACAAATTTCTGAATCCTGTACGCGACGGTGCGGTGCTGCCGGTACTGCATCTGAACGGCTACAAGATCGCGAACCCGACGATCCTCGCGCGCATTCCGCACGAAGAACTCGAAGCGCTGATGACGGGCTACGGTTATAAGCCCTATTTCGTGGAAGGCGACGACCCGCCGACGATGCATCAGAAGATGGCCGCGACACTCGACCGCTGCCTCGACGAAATCCACGCGATTCAACATACGGCGCGCACACAAGGCATCCGCAACCGGCCGCGCTGGCCGATGATCGTACTGCGCACGCCGAAGGGCTGGACCGGGCCACGCGAGCTCGGCGGCCATCAGGTAGAAGGATCGTGGCGCGCGCACCAGGTGCCGATCGCCGATCCGGCGACCCATCGCGAAAGCTTGCGCGCGGTCGAAGCATGGTTGAAGAGCTACGAGCCCGACACGCTGTTCGACGAGCGAGGGCGCCTTGTCGAAGAACTGCGCGCACTTGCGCCGGTCGGCGAGCGCCGCATCAGCGCGAACCCGCATGCAAACGGCGGCGCGCTATGCAAGGCGCTCGATCTGCCGCTGTTTCAGGAATACGCGGTGCCGGTGAAGAAGCCGGCAAGCGACTACGTGTCGACCACCGATGTGCTCGGCAAATTCCTGCGCGACGTAATGCGCCGGAACATGACGAACTTCCGCGTGTTCGGCCCCGACGAAACTGCGAGCAACAAGCTCACCGCGATTTACGAAGTATCGAAGAAAACCTGGTTAGCCGAACTCAAGGAGAGCGATGCGGATGGCGGCGAACTCGCCGTCGACGGCCGCGTGATGGAAATGCTCAGCGAACACACGCTCGAGGGCTGGCTCGAAGGCTATACGCTCACGGGCCGCCACGGGCTTTTCGCGACCTATGAAGCGTTCGTGCATGTGATCGACTCGATGTTCAACCAGCACGCGAAATGGCTTGAAAAGGCCAAGCGCGAGTTGCGCTGGCGGCAGCCGGTGCCGGCGTTGAACCTGCTGATCACATCGCTCGTCTGGCGCCAGGATCACAACGGCTTCACGCACCAGGACCCGGGCTTTCTCGATGTCGTGACGAACAAGAGCCCCGACGTCGTGCGCATTTATCTGCCGCCCGATGCGAACTGCCTGCTTAGCGTGGCCGATCACTGCCTGCGCTCGCGCGATTACGTGAATGTGATCGTCGCGGACAAGCAGCCGCATTTGCAGTACCTCGATATGAACACCGCGATCGCCCACTGCACCAAAGGCATCGGCATCTGGCCGTGGGCCTCGACCGATCAGGGCTTCGAGCCCGACGTCGTGATCGCGTGCGCGGGCGACATCGCGACCATGGAAGCGCTGGCGGCCGTCGAGATACTGAAAGGCTGGTTCGCGGACCTGAAGATCCGCTTCGTCAACGTGGTCGACCTGTTCCGGCTGATGCCGGACACCGATCATCCGCACGGCCTGTCGTCACGCGATTTCGATTCGCTGTTTACGACGAACAAGCCCGTGATTTTCAACTTCCATTCGTATGCGTCGCTCGTGCACAAGCTCACCTACAGACGCACGAATCACGAGAATATTCACGTGCACGGCTATGCGGAGAAAGGCAACATCAATACGCCGCTCGAACTCGCGATGATCAACGGCATCGACCGCTTTACACTGGCGATCGATGCGATCAACCGCGTGCCGCGCCTGCGCGGCATCGGCGATCACGCGAAAGAGCGGCTGCGCGATCAGAAGATCGAGCACCTCAATTACGCGCACACCGAGGGCATCGATCGCGAAGAGATTCGCGACTGGCGCTGGAAGGGGTGA
- a CDS encoding PLP-dependent cysteine synthase family protein, translating to MKSSPSTILDTIGSTSLLQLRHVVPSNGARILLKLESQNPTGSMKDRIALAMIEAPERDGRLKPGGAVVEYTGGSTGVSLALVCGVKGHPLHLVTSDAFSKEKLDHMRLLGAKLTIIPSDNGKQTEKLTKDMIHEAHRIADQMGAYITAQMENTDQLAAYTKMADEIWDQANCRIDGFVQSVGTAASLRGISSRLREHDSHIHVVGVEPAESAVLSGGPTGAHKIDGIGAGYVVPLWHDGIADELEPVSTDEARAMAFRLAAEEGLFCGTSTGANVTGALRLAERLGPNATIVTIMCDTGMKYLKSFAQALD from the coding sequence ATGAAATCTTCACCGTCCACCATTCTTGACACGATTGGCAGTACGTCGCTGTTGCAGTTGCGTCATGTCGTGCCGTCCAATGGCGCGCGTATCCTGCTCAAGCTCGAAAGCCAGAATCCGACTGGAAGCATGAAGGATCGCATCGCGCTCGCGATGATCGAGGCGCCGGAACGCGACGGACGTCTGAAGCCCGGCGGCGCAGTGGTCGAATACACGGGCGGCAGCACGGGCGTGTCGCTGGCGCTGGTTTGCGGCGTCAAAGGGCATCCGCTGCATCTCGTAACGTCCGATGCCTTCTCGAAGGAGAAGCTCGATCACATGCGTCTGCTCGGTGCGAAGCTCACCATCATCCCGAGCGACAACGGCAAGCAAACCGAAAAACTGACGAAGGACATGATCCACGAGGCGCACCGCATCGCGGATCAGATGGGCGCGTACATCACGGCGCAAATGGAAAACACGGACCAGCTCGCGGCCTATACGAAGATGGCCGACGAGATCTGGGACCAGGCGAACTGCCGCATCGATGGTTTTGTTCAAAGCGTCGGCACGGCCGCGTCGCTGCGCGGCATTTCGAGCCGCTTGCGCGAGCACGATTCGCACATTCATGTGGTGGGCGTCGAGCCGGCGGAGTCTGCGGTGCTGTCGGGCGGTCCGACGGGCGCGCATAAGATCGACGGGATCGGCGCCGGTTACGTCGTGCCGCTCTGGCATGACGGAATTGCCGACGAACTCGAACCCGTCTCCACCGATGAAGCGAGAGCCATGGCGTTTCGCCTCGCCGCCGAGGAAGGGCTGTTCTGCGGCACATCCACGGGCGCGAATGTGACAGGTGCGTTGCGCCTTGCCGAACGGCTTGGCCCGAATGCCACCATCGTGACGATCATGTGCGACACGGGCATGAAGTATCTGAAGAGCTTCGCGCAAGCCCTCGATTAG
- a CDS encoding heme-binding protein, whose product MLSKPTLSVAETTRILDAARAEAEKNKWAVTIAVADDGGHLLALLRLDGCAPIGAYIATEKARTAALGRRESKQYEDMINGGRTAFLSAPLAGALEGGVPIVVDGQVVGAVGVSGVKAPEDAQIARAGVQSVAG is encoded by the coding sequence ATGTTGAGCAAGCCCACGCTTTCCGTCGCCGAAACGACGCGCATTCTGGACGCAGCCCGCGCTGAAGCGGAGAAGAACAAATGGGCCGTCACGATTGCGGTTGCCGACGACGGAGGCCATCTTCTCGCGCTGCTGCGCCTCGACGGCTGCGCGCCGATCGGCGCCTATATCGCGACTGAAAAGGCCCGCACGGCAGCGCTCGGACGCCGCGAATCGAAGCAGTACGAGGACATGATCAACGGCGGCCGCACCGCGTTTCTGTCCGCGCCGCTCGCCGGCGCGCTCGAAGGCGGCGTGCCGATCGTGGTCGACGGCCAGGTGGTCGGCGCCGTCGGCGTGTCCGGCGTGAAGGCGCCCGAAGACGCGCAGATCGCCCGCGCCGGCGTACAGAGCGTTGCCGGCTGA
- a CDS encoding GlxA family transcriptional regulator: MKLVLFVLDEVFDTGMTVLLDTFATANELAAAQGIDIAPFEVKLVGTRRRVRTGLGLSAVVEPLSAVHRPDWVVVPALNAKTPERLEQTLLRKDVRSSLAHLQNWHAAGINIAAACTGTFVLAEAGLLNDRDATTTWSLAPFFRQRHPTVRLDDSRMVVESRGVVTAGAAMGHLDLALWLVRRATPELAEIVARFLLIDKRSSQAHYIIPDFLAHNDPLISKFERWARDNLSKGFSLADAAGALAVHSRTLQRRTEAVLGKTPLEFFQDLRIERARQLVSAGCNLEIVASEVGYADSATLRTLLRRKLGQGVRELRAGML; the protein is encoded by the coding sequence ATGAAACTGGTTCTCTTCGTGCTTGATGAAGTGTTCGACACCGGCATGACGGTGCTGCTCGATACGTTTGCGACAGCGAACGAACTGGCGGCCGCGCAAGGAATCGACATCGCGCCTTTCGAGGTGAAGCTGGTCGGCACGCGCCGGCGCGTGCGCACGGGGTTGGGTCTTTCGGCGGTGGTCGAGCCGTTGAGCGCCGTTCATCGACCGGACTGGGTGGTCGTGCCGGCGTTGAACGCGAAAACCCCGGAGCGTCTGGAACAAACGCTGCTGCGCAAGGACGTGCGGAGTTCGCTTGCCCATTTACAGAACTGGCACGCCGCGGGGATCAACATCGCAGCGGCCTGTACGGGCACATTCGTCCTCGCCGAAGCCGGGCTTCTGAACGACAGGGACGCCACCACGACATGGTCGCTCGCACCGTTCTTCAGGCAGCGCCATCCGACTGTCAGGCTCGACGATTCGCGCATGGTGGTTGAATCGCGCGGCGTCGTGACGGCAGGCGCCGCGATGGGACATCTCGATCTCGCGCTCTGGCTCGTTCGTCGCGCGACGCCGGAACTGGCGGAAATCGTTGCCCGCTTCCTGCTGATCGACAAACGCTCGTCTCAGGCGCACTACATCATTCCCGATTTTCTCGCGCACAACGATCCGCTTATTTCGAAGTTCGAACGATGGGCGCGGGACAATCTCTCCAAAGGCTTTTCGCTGGCCGATGCAGCCGGCGCGTTAGCGGTTCATTCGCGCACGCTGCAGCGCCGTACCGAAGCGGTGTTGGGCAAAACGCCTCTGGAGTTCTTTCAGGACCTTCGCATTGAGCGCGCGCGGCAGCTCGTTTCGGCGGGTTGCAACCTGGAGATAGTCGCAAGCGAAGTGGGGTATGCGGACTCGGCAACTTTGCGGACGTTATTGCGTCGCAAGCTTGGGCAAGGTGTCAGAGAGCTTCGTGCAGGAATGCTGTAG
- the aldA gene encoding aldehyde dehydrogenase, producing MSTTQQYSLFINGDWMQSKGGERLTIRSPATGETIATVADATDADVDRAVEAAQAAFPAWSRRTALERADCLLRLNELMQRDREHLARLLTKEVGKPIREARGEIDFAIQLNRFAAENARRIEGDIVPGSRPGEKILIEKLPHGVIGGITAWNFPAALLARKVAPAIAAGNTIVLKPHELTPITSLEIGKLIAEAGIPPGVVNILSGGIRTGERLVTHPAVKLITMTGSTRAGKQIMAAAAPTLKEVRLELGGKAPFIVLADADLELAATAAVEARFLNAGQVCTANERTYVHEAVYDRFLELVTKKIKAMKVGDPDDETTDMGPKVSKVEVEKVDAMVSKAVQQGAKVHIGGGRLTGGLYDQGHFYQPTLLTGVTHQMEIVHAEVFGPVVSVLKIKNFDEALEFANDSNYGLSAYLFTKDIGVLMRTSAELNFGEIYVNRTNGEAPQGFHHGYGDSGLGGEDGKYGLEAYVRTKTIYLNA from the coding sequence ATGAGTACGACCCAACAGTATTCGCTTTTCATCAACGGCGACTGGATGCAATCGAAGGGCGGCGAACGCCTGACGATACGCAGTCCAGCGACCGGCGAGACGATCGCCACCGTAGCCGATGCCACCGACGCCGACGTCGATCGCGCAGTTGAGGCGGCGCAAGCCGCGTTTCCCGCATGGAGCCGCCGCACCGCGCTCGAGCGCGCCGATTGTCTGCTGCGCCTCAATGAACTGATGCAACGCGACCGCGAGCACCTTGCGCGCCTGCTCACGAAGGAAGTGGGCAAGCCGATCCGCGAAGCGCGCGGTGAAATCGACTTTGCGATCCAGCTGAACCGCTTTGCCGCTGAAAACGCGCGCCGCATCGAAGGCGATATCGTGCCCGGCAGCCGCCCCGGCGAAAAAATCCTGATCGAAAAGCTGCCGCACGGCGTGATCGGCGGCATCACCGCGTGGAACTTCCCGGCGGCGCTGCTCGCGCGCAAGGTAGCGCCCGCTATCGCGGCCGGCAATACGATCGTGCTGAAGCCACATGAGCTCACGCCCATCACGTCGCTCGAAATCGGCAAGCTGATCGCCGAAGCCGGCATTCCACCGGGCGTCGTCAATATTTTGAGCGGCGGCATCCGCACCGGCGAACGGCTCGTTACGCACCCGGCCGTCAAGCTGATCACGATGACGGGCAGCACGCGCGCCGGCAAGCAGATCATGGCCGCCGCCGCGCCGACGCTGAAGGAAGTTCGGCTCGAACTCGGCGGCAAGGCGCCGTTTATCGTGCTTGCCGATGCGGACCTCGAGCTCGCGGCCACGGCCGCCGTCGAAGCGCGCTTTCTGAACGCGGGCCAGGTGTGCACCGCGAACGAGCGCACGTATGTGCACGAAGCCGTCTATGACCGCTTTCTCGAACTCGTCACAAAGAAGATCAAGGCGATGAAAGTCGGCGACCCGGACGACGAAACGACCGACATGGGCCCGAAGGTCAGCAAGGTCGAAGTCGAAAAGGTCGATGCCATGGTGTCGAAAGCCGTGCAGCAAGGCGCGAAAGTGCATATCGGCGGCGGGCGCCTGACGGGCGGCCTGTACGATCAGGGGCATTTCTATCAGCCGACGCTGCTGACGGGCGTCACGCACCAGATGGAGATCGTGCATGCCGAAGTGTTCGGTCCCGTCGTTTCCGTGCTGAAAATAAAGAACTTCGACGAAGCACTGGAATTCGCGAACGATTCGAACTATGGGCTCTCGGCGTATCTGTTTACGAAGGACATCGGCGTGCTGATGCGCACGTCGGCTGAACTGAACTTCGGAGAGATCTATGTGAACCGGACGAATGGCGAAGCGCCGCAAGGCTTCCATCATGGCTATGGCGATAGCGGCCTCGGCGGTGAGGACGGCAAGTACGGTCTTGAAGCGTATGTGCGCACGAAGACGATTTATCTGAATGCGTGA
- a CDS encoding VOC family protein: protein MFNHVVVGTNDLEKAKRFYDAVLGALGVAEGRSDHNERRRRYVYRTSTGTFYITQPIDGQPATCANGGTIGFSCKSADEVMNWHAAGLAHGGVSVEDPPGRRGAAPGGVYLAYLRDPDGNKLCAVYRVPA, encoded by the coding sequence ATGTTCAACCACGTAGTGGTCGGCACCAACGACCTCGAAAAAGCGAAACGTTTCTACGACGCTGTGCTGGGTGCGCTCGGTGTCGCGGAGGGACGCAGCGACCATAACGAACGGCGCCGTCGCTATGTGTATCGCACGAGCACGGGAACCTTTTACATCACGCAGCCAATCGACGGGCAGCCTGCCACGTGCGCGAACGGCGGCACGATCGGCTTCAGTTGCAAGTCTGCCGATGAGGTCATGAATTGGCACGCCGCCGGGTTGGCCCATGGCGGCGTATCGGTCGAGGATCCGCCGGGCCGGCGGGGCGCCGCGCCCGGTGGAGTTTATCTTGCGTATCTGCGCGATCCGGATGGCAACAAACTCTGCGCCGTGTATCGCGTGCCGGCCTGA